The genomic segment CAGAACACCAGCCATAGATTCTACTTCAATGGTACGATTTATGGCtcaaaaaaagattaaaaaaaatcaaaatattgcaCAGACAAACCCAGTCCATGAGAGGTTCCAACTCCACTGCTGTGTGCAGTCACCCAGCATTTGCCACCTCAGACAGGGTTTGTGGGGAAAGAGATTTAAAACTACATGGATGCCACTAGCATGCAGGGAAACgtgcagagggagggagcaaGGACACTGCTGGGAAATGGAATCTGCAGGGAAAGTGCAGCTCCTGATTTACAGCTCCTGCTTTACATTCagctcaggaagaaaaaaaaagaaaactttggtTAAAACATAATATGTCACATGGATTGAAGGTAAACATTGTATTGTCCCtataaaaatgggaataaaaaaataacagagctGAGGTATTTGGGATATCTCAGCAGGGAACACAGACACAGGAGAACATGGGCATGACCACGCTCACCACactgcagggcagggccagAACATGGACAGCAAAGCAAGCCAAGGTGCTGCATGATGGCAGAGCTTCTTTATTCCAACAGAATCCAGGGAATCcttcctggggagctgggggatCTCCTCTGGGTTAGTGCTGGGCCGAGGTCTCTCCATTGGGAGTGTCCACATCTGCATAAAACTGAGAAATCTGGGCTTTGTATTTCTGTGCCACCACTGGCCTCTTCAGCTTCATGGTTGGGCCTGTGGAGAATCAGCACAAGGTTTAATGGAGAGGGAGCCACAGGGAGCAAAATCTTCACTGGGCTGAAGCAAGTTTGGAGGGAGAGATGAAACACAGGGACAGTGACCAGTTCTAAAGTTGTCTTTGGGATTAATGGAatctccatccctccttccccgtgaacaggagcagcacagcatcacccagagggtgctggggcactgcccaggctccccagggcagtgggcacggccccaaagctgccagagctccaggagcgtttggacaacgctctgagggacagggtgggattgttggggtgccTGGGCAaggccaggggttggactggatgatctttgtgggtcccttccagctcaggagattctgtgattccatcaTCCTGCAAGAGGCATCTCAGAACAAGGgtgagcacagctcagctcgGTGCTGCTGGGCAAAGGTGGGAATTCATCCCAACTCATCCCACCCCCCAAACTGCAACATGGAAAAGCCTCGGCGAGGAAAGGCCATGGGGAGCTCtgttttgggggtcctggttaTGCTGGTGTTCAACAGCCAAGGAAGGGGTGCATGGGGGACCCCAGATGCCTCACCCATCACTCACCAAGCTCTCCACCAAAGAGggaaaagtccttctccagaaGGATCCACTTCTGGACTTTCTGGGCATTGGAGGTGGCTCCCTCATTGACCGCTGTGATGCCTTTCTGGATGGCGGCGTAGATGGCCTTGTCTTTGCTGCTGATGATTTCAGAGACCTTTGTGGCCTTGCTGCCCAGCTTCTGACAGTATTCCAGAGCCTCTGGAGTGAGCTCATCCCCCGGTTCACCCGTCTCTGCATCCACCTTGCACTGCAGGACGAACCACAACAGGTCCCTTTGTATTGCTGAGCACCAAAACACTGCCCTGGGATGGTGCCAGggctcccttcccaccctgctcccagctgtcactccaccagcccctgcagctTCATCCAAACCCTGGCAGCCAATGGACACTTGGGACAAAACACAGATAAACCCCAGAGTTCTGCCTGCTCAACAGCCACCTTGATGCCAAGGACCAAACAGAGCTCATCTGCCAAATCCCTCCTCTGCTATCTAAAGTTAATCACTTTTTTCCAGACCTTTTCTGGGCCACAGTTCACTTCCCTGCACCCCACAGTCAATACACACAGCACAGAACCATGACAAGCACAGCAGGGCCACCTCCAGGGCCTGGCTCGGGTCTCCTACCCCAGGTGAGGCTGTTGATCCTAAGTCTCACTAATTCCCACTGTCCTGCAAAGCTTGTGTGGGACCACCGTGGACATGTCCTGGTGGAGTTTGAAGCCAGAGTCTGACAAAGCAATCCCTGACAGCTGCTTATTGCCCAGACTGCTTGGGAGAGACTAAAGCGGGTGAGAAAAGCAGAAGGGTTCCTTTTTCAGCCTCACTTTTAggtcttttccttctctttcttcctgccCTTTGTGGCACAGAAAGTTGCCCTGAACAGGGTGGTCTGAGCAAGTGACAACTTTGCTGTGGTTACAGCTGCTCTTTGCAGCTCAGCTACCACAAACTGTGCCCCACGGAGCCTCCTGTCTCCACAAGACACCAAAAATGTGCAACAAGCCTCTTCCTCCCTGGAACTGATCACATTCAGCGACACAGGTGGGTTCCCTCTCTGGTTTCCATTACCTTTAGTGTCAGAAGCATTGACAGGAATTTGGCTTTGTCCCCAACCAACATGGCATTGCTGATGATGGGAACAGCATTTTTGACGGCATCCTCGATCGGAACGGGAGGAACGTTCTCCCCTCCCGCAGTGATGATGAGCTCTGGAAAACAGTCAAGTCTTGGTTAATGCCTGGAgcttctccccttcccacaatCTGAAACAACTCAACAGCTCCTTCATGTCTCCTTGATCAAAAAGTGAGTGGAGAAGGCAGCACACCAGGACTGGGaaagtggtagagtcaccacccctggaagtgttcaaaaaaaatgtgtggatgtggcacttggggacatgggttagtggtggcctgggcagtgttgagggaatggttggacttgataatcttagaaggcttttccaaccttaatgatgACTCCATGTCTCCAGTCAGGCcaggagagaggagctggagccatgaacacacacacagccctgcgAGAGCTGCCTCAATGCTCGGGAGGTGTTTGCAGTTTGGGAACACGGGATGAGCCCTCAGCACCCTGGCACACACACCTTGGACTCTCAGGCACCTAAGCTGGCACCCAAATTGTCAGAAACTGAAGATTTGCTGAGGTTGGAGGTCTTTCTTGTTGGCTTTGTTTGGGGTTGCTCAAAGCAGTGTCCCAAGAACCTCATTGCTAAAAGGCACTTGCACAACAAGGTTaagctgttgttttccttggaaGTCACCCAGCAAAGCTCCTGAAACTGGTGGCACAACAAGCCCACAAAGCAttaagtgctgctgctgaaatccaAGGGTTTCTCCCCCATTCTCCAAACAGGACACACTGCAGCCACATTCATGTGGAAACTCCAGAAGGAGAAGGATTGAAATAATCTGTGCAAGCCACAACCACACAACCAGCAGAGCCTCCCCTGCACCAGGGGacatttagattggatattgagaaaatgtcttcactgaaagagtgttCAGCATTGGCATAGCTGCctagggcagtggtggagtcgccatccctggagggatttaagagatgtgtagatgtggggacatgggttagtggtggccttggcagtgctgggggaatggctGGATGCCATGATGTCTCTCCCAGCTTAATACCTCTGTGATTGCATAGTGCTGCACAACATCAAGACAACCAAGTCAGGAGATGAGTTACCTTTAATTCTGCCTGTGATGTAGAGGAATCCATCTTTGTCATGCTTGCCCAGGTCACCTGAGTGCAGCCACCCATCCTCATCGATGGCCTCTTTGGTTTTGTCCTCCATGTTCAAGTAGCCCATGAAGATGTGCCTCCCTGAGAAGCAGATCTCCCCAATGCCATCCCTGTCTGGCTTATGAATGAGGGTCCGACAGCCTGAGAGTTCCTTCCCACAGCTGCAAGAGAACACAGACCCATGGCaataattgattttaaattCAATTCAAGCAGAGATTACAGCAGCACCCTCTCGAGCTTGAACAAAGCCCAGCAGCTTTTTAGTACAATGGCTTCAGGAAGGAGCTTAAAAGGCATCTGCTCATGTAAGGGAATCTACAGCAAGTGTTGTTATTGCAGAGATCAGTGCTCACACACCTAGGGTTTTCCACTTGTTGTTCTCCACACCTGAGCTCTGAATGAGAAGATTTATGTCCTTGGCAGCAAACTTTTACTGCGCAGACTGAACAAGCCACTCAAAGACACCCTCACTGCCATTAGTGTAGGCTGGAGTTACCAactcttcctcttcccaccagcccctcccttcctcctcagctcctccagaATCCAGCCAAGTTCAATTTAagtctccctgctgctgctgcccttggcAGATCTCCATCTGTGAGATGTGGCCAAAGGAACCTGCTCCCCAGCGACCCTTTAGTGGTAGCAAAACTCGGGATGAGCTGCATGAGGAGAGATGGACATGCCAGATGCAGGAGAAACCTTGACCCCACCCTTCAGCCCTGGTCTCACCTGGTGAGCTTGAAGGCGTGAGGGAGGGAGATGGTGTGAGGCCCAGAGCTCTCACTCATCCCATACAGCTCCAACACAGGAATGTTCAGGCTCAGAAAGAATTCCAGGGTCTCTCTGGTgatgggagcagctcctgtgtAGCACTTGGTGCACCGGTCCAGCCCCAGGgccttcctcaccttcctgtACACCAGGTGTTTGGCCAGGCGGAAGTTCACCGGCACCTCAGAATacctggaggaggaaaatgggcACAAGGTCTCAGCCTCCAAGTAGaacttctttcccttcctcctttcctcttcatCCCAGTTCAGTTTATTTAGTAAAACGGTGAATTATTTGCCCTCCAGCCTTTGCTGCTCACCCTAAAGTTTGGCTTTATTGCCCACAAATCTGACCTGTTATGTTGGATATAATCCCTGAATGGAAGATAATCCCTGATCTGATAGCAAAGTTCTCCTAACACTCATGAGCATCCCTTAATTGCAGCTCATAATTACCCATTCATCCTCTTCAGGTTGGTCTGCAGCCCCACTCCCTTGGCCCACGAGGCCACTTTCCTCCGCAGTGCCGATGATTTCATCCCTATGGatttcatcttttcttccattttttcccagaCACGAGGAACCCCCAGAAAAGCAGTTGGCCTCACTTCCCTCAGGGTCTCCACCAAGCTGCCCTGAGACAAGCAGAATTTGATGCAGTTTTTAGAAGTGCTTCACTGCAGACTTCAGGTCAGCACTGGTCATGAGCCAGAACTTGGGACTCTGCCATGAGCTTTGAGGAACTGCTCATTTTGTGCAGTGCCATCAGCAGACAGGAACCCCCCAGGGCATTCCAATGGAAACTGGGAAGGCAGCAAGGGTCCATGCTgatgcagcacagggagcagaatcCCTTTCTCAGGCCCCAGATTGAAGTGGTGTTACAGATTTAACTTGTGCAACGTGGGCAGAGCAAACACAAAGCTGTTACTCAACCAGCCGTCGGGGCGGGGAAAGGTGTCAGGTGAGACACTCAGCAGGTCTCAGCTGTGAAGTGCTGGGTCAGTTTCTCCCAGGCTTGGGAGAGAGTCAAAAGGCAAAGGTCAGAGTGGCTCTAAAACCAACAGGGGCAGTTGGTCACTGGGCAAGTAAACCCAGTCAGCAAAGCTTTCAGAACCATGGGATAACACAGCCTTGTTTTGAGCTATGAGCAGGTGGGTGGGTGTAGGTTTATTATTAAGTTTTTACCTTCAATGCATCTGGCTGAGCAAAGTAAACTTGCACTCCAAAGGTCATGGCTGACCAGATATCAGACATCTGGGCAGCAATGTGGCTGAGGGGCAGGTAACTGAtcacctgctcctgcctctccttggGGTCCGTGAGCATGATGGACCGTCCGGCCACTGCCGCCGTCCACGTCAGCTGGAACAGAACCCATGGGGGAATCAGGGATGGCCCTtccaggcagggacagcatAGAACACACAGGTACATCACATCCTGTGATCTCAACATCAGGCACTTGGCATGTTCAGCTCGAGAAGAGACTGAGTGGAGACTCctcgggggctgcagctcctcccgagAGGAGgcggaggggcaggcactgagctctgctctgggaccagggacaggacccagggaagggctggagctgtgccaggggggttgggatggatctcagggaaaggttcttcccccacagggtgctgggggactgcccaggctccccagggcagtgggcacggccccaaggctgccagagctccaggagcgtttggacaacgctctgagggacagggtgggattgttggggtgtctgtgcagggcaggagttggactgaTGACCCTTGtggtcccctccaactcagcacattccatgattctggaaTGAATCCAGTTGACCTGTCACAGCTCCAggggtggcagcagggcagagcagacaCTCACATTGTCGTGGCTGAGCATGACCCCCTTGGGCTGCCCCGTGGTCCCCGAGGTGTAGATGAGGGTGCAGCACTGGTTGGGCTTCTGCGCCGCGATGGCCAAGTGGAGCAGAGTGTCTGGGAcgtccctgcccagctccacgAACTCACTCCACTgtgcagagaagagaagagcTCCATCACTTTGTGATCtttcatgtgaaaaattaaaCTCTTTGCTACACACGAAGAGaaggaagccattccctgtgtccaaGCCTCTGGAAGATATGCACTGCCCCACACTGTTTtctggctgccacaagagaaacagaaaggagacaGACCCATcctgagcagctttccagctctGTAGCAATCCCGGTACTCACTGGAGTAACCGTGGGACTCGGGGCTGCCTTGCAGAGGTTGGTAATCCGACACCCTCCTTAGAGCAGGGATTATCCAGGTTTGCACAATAGCTCCTGCCCAGTGGGGCAGGCAATCCCTCACCACGGCCAACACGAGCTCATGGGATCACAGCCACAGAATCCCACactagtttgggttggaagggaccttaaagaccacctcattccaccccctgccaggggcagggatgTTTAAGGTCCCATGGAAGGTGACAGGTACTTGGAGACATCACCTGAACACAACCAGGACTTAGAAGCAATGAAGATGCCCAGGACTTACCGAGTACAGATTTGGTCTCTTCTCCTTTATCTCTTCCCCATACTGGACAATGGCCTTCAGCTGAGGTAGCCTATCCTCAATCTGTGTTAAGAAGGGAGATTCATGAGAAGGAGCAAATCCTGCTTGTCCCTTCCAGGCCACACAACCCACCACTTGACATGCTCCTGCTATTTGCCATTTTATGTAAAGCCAAGAGAATCCCATCTCTGCTACTGAAATAACAGGGAAGTCTCACTAGAAACTCATAATTTGAGCTGGGATGTTGCCAGACAGCCTAGAGGCTGCTCAATTGTTCATTTTGGCTTCTCAAGGCTTTAAGAAGGGAAACCACCACTTCACCTCTTGTGAGACTCAGTACCAGAGAGAACCCATCGCCAGGCACCAAGAAGGCTCAGCCAGTTCACCTCTGCTTTCAGAGCCAGCACTCCCCTCTGGTATCACCCTCCCACAGCATTTACCCTCCCACAGCTGTCAACAGGATGCCGTAACCCCCCgacatctgaaaaacagaattactTCTAagattttctgcagctgtttctggTTTTCCACCACTATAACATCAGCACTGCAGTTCTCTGCCACATAGTGACAGGCCTCGGGAGAGTTTGTTGTGTAGATCCCAACAGCAAATCCCCTgcaagggaagagggaaaaaacaaaacagaaaagcaaaacacagaattagAGGACAAGAAGAATTGCTGGCAAAATTCAGaccttttcagaggaaaaacttTGAGAAGAATATCCCATAATATGACAAGAAAAAGTGGAGGGTTTAATTCCAAGAGCAAAGGCTCTGATGTGGGGCATGGGAAATGTCAGAGTGGTGTAAGGGTCCAAAATGTCTCAGATGGAAGGAAGATATCAAAATCCAGCCCTGGGATTCTCTGGCATTTCCCATCATATTTTTAATCACAGTATATATAAGAAATCTTTTGGATTAACCTACTGGTCATCTTATTTTCAGAGAAGCATTTGgctaaaaacaaaaatattaatttttgtctCATTAATTCATTCTGAATTAAGTTGAGGTTGTAGTTTCCTtcattatattaaaatacaaacaattgggtttggggtttttttgtggttggtttAGTTGGGGGGTTTTAATCAAAACCTGCTTCTCATGCGGATACTGCAATTACTGAGTGCCAAAATTCATGGCAAGAGACAAGACTTGTTCTTACCCTGCAAGGATTGCTCCAATGTCAGCAATGAACCACTCAGCAGAATTAAATCCCAGGATGCCCACACCATGGAAAcgctgcagccccagctgtaAACAAGAGATGGAATTACAGCACTCTTGGTTTTCCTTCAAAGAAAGCTCAGAGTTAATTTACAGATCTCTGCTGCAAacacagggaagaggaaagagtTTGTGTTGTTGGACAGGGTGATTCCCACTGAAAAACCTCCCCAAGAGCCAGGATGGAACCAGTTAAGTTCCACATCAGGCACTGTCCTGCTAtcagtgggaaggaaaaagggatttgCGGAGCTCTGTGCTTGGAATGCCTGGCTCACTGACACCAATACAAACCTGCAATCCAGGGAGTTCTCAGTTCCCTCTGGAAGGAGAAGAGGTGAAGTTAGATAACACCTCCTGAGACATTTAATACAGTTGGATATATCAGATATCCACAGTGACAAGAGCAACAAGCTCCAGTGACAGTCAGAGACATTTTGGGATGAAATTTCAGCTGGAGAAGTCCCAGTCTTTAAATCTCCCTCGGGTTTTGTCCCAGACTGGAAGATCCCACCACGGGAGTGAAGACCAGGGTGACCATAACCTGAAGAAGCCAGACTTCATCACAACAGTAAGAACATGGAGTGTCGGTTTCCCTCTCTGTCTCAATCTCAACAGCACAGGCAAAAGGTAGGGCCAGATGGGACATTCAGGGCTAGTTCACAAGCATCCCTTcaaatttcaaatttgaaaGATTAACATTTCCAAGACTCTGGAGGTGCAGTGTCCAGGTTTGCCTCAAAACCTCAAACACCTCACTTTATATGTTTCCTTAAATGCCTTTTTTGAAGTTGAATGTGGAAGCAACTTGCAATAAATTCAGACAAAACCCCTGTGGGAAGTACCAAGGTGCCCATGGCATGTTCAGGTACTTCACTGTCACTGAAAGACTCATCTACACTCAGAGAATTTGCAggtttaaaatacaattaactGCAGCCATTCCAGCACTTAAATGAGTGAACATTAAACTGACTTTTTACAcagtggcaggacaagagggagcagttttaaacaaaaagaggagagatttacattagatattgggaaggaattcttccctgtgagggtggtggggccctggcacaggttgcccagaaaagctgtggctgcctcatccttgcaagtgtccaaggccaggctggatgggacttagagcaacctgggctagtggaaggtgtccctgtccatggcaggaggttttATGAGATGAGctctaaggtctcttccaacccaaaccattctgtgattcaatgaaTATGAACAAGAGCTCAACAAAAACTCaccttcagaaagctttttgCTGCTTTACAGCACTCATCATAGTACATTTTGTATGTTAGTTTGACCCACTGGCCACCTTTTTTGGATGCAAGGGCATAATAGTCCCCATATTTATTGACAGTTTCCTGGAAGAGCTGGTGAACAGTCTTTGGTGGTTCACTGCCTATTCCCTGGTCTTCCATCCTCAGCTTGACCTCCCCATCCCGATGTGTTGTCCACACTCTagaggcaggggaggaggaggctgcttGGAAAGAAAGGGTTCAGCATCTTAGGTTTCGACATTTCTTGCTGCCATGACAGAAATATAAATCCAAGTATCAAGCACACAATAGTAAATGTTGTTATACCCCTCTCACACCCCTTTTTTGACCTTTTCCTCTTGGTAAGTTTGCCACAGGACCCCCAGTATTTTGGACTGAGAGCCTCTAAAGCACTTCGAAATTTTGTTAAACATTTCCTCTAACCCGCTCTTCTGCTCGAAAGCTCTTGCACTGTAAGGTGGCAACTCCCTCCAGCATATActctgctatttttaattttttttttcttttaaggaggACTGAAAGCAGGACATTGGTATCTGACACTACTTATTTACTCCTCAAAGCACAACTGTGCTTCAAAGTCTAAGTTCTCTGGACAACCTATCCTGCACCCTGAGCTCCTTCTTCCATCCTTATGGTTGGACAAATTCCTCTCTCATTCCAACAATAATTTTATGCACATCACAGTGACCCAACTTCTCCCCACTCACCTTTGGGATCAACTGAGTCCAGCTGATGTCTCTCCATGTTGGAATCTTCCCCTGGCTCGATGTTGTGGGGCTCAGGAGTTCTGCAAGGCAAAAGCAGTTATCCCTGAATGAGTACACTGAGGGCAGGTTTGCTCCATCACTTCATTTCACTAAATCCTTGGATGCTGAAGTGGCTCCTGATGTCCTGCAGGTGACTTTATTAATCCACTACCCTGCATGGCTCAGGTCCCTCAGAGTGTGCAAGGTTTGCCTAGGCTGGTTTTGAACACGTGGATATTGCCCTAATTGCAGCTTTCATTGCAACCCATAAACTTATCAGCCCCAAAACAGCCATCATTTAACTCCAGAGGTCTGTTCCAGGTGCCTGAAACAAAGAAtctgcagctgggaggaggaggaggaggaggaggaggggggtaGGAAGGGCTCACACATGGATCTGGTGCTCATCTCCTCTCTGCAAAATGAGTTCAACAACAAGGAGGCCCCAGGGCATGCCTCAAGTCACCCTGTGGGAAAACCCATGGATGTTTCctgcagaagagcaggaaaCTGATTTCACAGGAAACCTTGTTCTTGTGTATTCCTAATAAGCCATTGGGCTCCCACCAGATGTCTGTGAAGGAATGGGAGCAGGCACATCCCATGTACTCCAGCCACGTTCCTCCCAGtcatcccttttccttccagccctgccagacCTGGTGAAGCACCACTTGCCCCTGGCTGCAAACCAGTTTTCTTCCTCCAGCCCTTTCCAAGAAGGACTTTCTCACAGCCCTAATGATGAGGATATGGCATAATCAAGTTGCATGTGCCACTTGAGACCATGAGCTGGAAGCCAGACCCTGTGAGATTTGGGATTTGGTCCCTAGAAGGACAGCCCACCCTCCAACCAGGCAGCTGATGCTTgttcccctgccctgggcaatACCCTGCCTGGACCATCAGCATAGCCCTAAATCCAAGTTCTAGCTGACCCAAGATTATACTCCAGAGACCCAAAATTTCCATCTTGCCTTGCCCTACCAAGGCCCTTTTCTTCAGGCCATCATGAAGGTGTTTCACCAGGCCAGTGCTCGGTGTTTGCTCTTCCCCATGACAACATTTGGTTGTAGCCCCAGCTCCAGGGTGTTCTGGAAGGGCTGCAGGGCCCTGACATCACAATAACCCCAAAACTCTGTAGGACAGCTCTGGGGCAAAAAGGAGCAGACAGGTgggagctcctctgctcccacacaAATTCCTCAGGCTAATCCAGGCAGGGCTTCCACTGAACCCCacattttattccctttctaCCAGATCAGAGACAAGGCAAGTCAGTACAGCCACTATGAGAATTTCAGTGTAAGGGGGAAATTCCTTCCCTCTGAATTATGCTTGCGCTGATTTTCTAGGGAATAGTCAACTGTTACTGCTTTGGGAATATAAGATTTAAGGCACAGAGAAGACCTGACATGGCTGATCCCATGTACTGTCCAAAAGCAGAACTGCTTCCCTGAACTAGTCTCCAAGACGACAACCAGAGTTGagtaaataatgtttttttatttcccccaaaGGGATTATGAGATGTTCCCTCCTCATTATCGAGAAcatttttcagcacaaattAATCCTCAGTAGCAATAGTTCTGCACCATTTCTCCACCAGCTTTTATGATCAAAGCATGCAAATGACCCAGtaagatgagaaaaaaagccccagtTATTTCTCTCACAGTCAATCAAGtcatcttttttctcccccttatGACATGTAATTCAGTGTAGCCTGAAAAAATTTAGGTAAAGAGGTTTTATTCAGCTAGATGCTGTGGGGAGATATAGACCCTTAAATACTAATCTGCTCTTCAGTCTGTAAATCTAAGCAGCCTCTTAGAGGAGTTTGGTGGAGATCAGTGTAGGCACCACACACGAGCTGTCCCCAGCAGAGGCTCTTCCAAAATGATTTTAATTAATCTAAGTAAGATTAGAATACAAACTATGTACACAGattaaataaaaccttaaatTAGACACACCTGGGTGAAGAGTTGAGCAGCACATCACTCAGTGACACCTCACAGTTCCCTTCAGGAGCTGAATTACAATAAGCCATGGGGACTGGTTCAGCGAGTGCCATCCGTGTCTCTGACTCACACAGCATTGTCCCTGCGAAAACAGGTTTTAACAATTAAAATACAACCAAATTTTACGGTAAATCAGCTTCAGTCGATGCAGCTACACGAGAGAGGCAGCCCCAAAGAGGCACAACTCGAGCCTGCATGAAACACGGTAAATTCTGACAGCGGACGTCGCCActgttaatttaaaaacctgCTGAAACCTCCACCCTGCACCAAAACCAGCGTGACACCCTGAGAGAGCCCAACGAGCCAGACAATTTAAATTCACACTCCCTGTGCCCCAAAACGCTCCCGCTCGGCTCCCAGCCCCCACCCCGCAGAGCTCCATCCTCACAGCGCATCGCTGTCCCGCAGCCTCCGCTCCGCACCGGCGCCGAGCCCGACGTGGAAtaggctttatttttaaactagcGCCCAGGAGGCAGATCTGGAGCATCTTATGTCATGTGCTGCTGCCTCGCAATTGGAAGCGGCTCGTCACCCCACACCGCCGCCTCTTAAGGAGGCTCTGGCCCCACGCCCGCCTCAACCCCGGCACACCGAGGATTTCGGGTCCCTCTCcggggacacagccctggacACCCTAGATTTAAAAAGTTCTCATAAAAAACAGCGGgtttgcagctgtttttctgGCGGCTCCTACGGTTCTTTTCGCACTTCGTCTCGGGGGATTTTATCACCTAAACAAAAGTGTTTTCTTAAACGCTGATTTGATTTAAGGTTTCCATTCATCAGAAGCCTTTGACTCTTATGAGTTGCCAGGCTGAGCTTTAATTGTTTCAAGGGATTTCAAGCTGATTGGAGACGAATCTCATTATCCCTGATCTCTTTAAGAAGTGGATTTTCGGCTGCTATTTTGTACCCGCATTAGACAAACGCGTTTAAATCGAGTGATGCGAGGAGCGCCTTTGTATCAATGACGAGCGACAGGAGCGAAAGGAAAAAGCCCTTTTAATAAATCAGAGCCAGCCACGCTGCAGCCTCTGACGGGAGGGAAAAGCCACGccaggcacagctcagagcCCTGGAAAGCACGTCCCCCTTTCCGCTTACTCATCTGAGCAAGACACGTCGCTGCTCACGCCACGCTCTGCTCCAGCCATGCCAGGAATAGTTTAATTCACCGGCAGCTGAGACAGGGATGTCTCAAAAAGAAAACGCCGGCTCTGAAGCTTCGAGATAACCGGCAGATGTTGCCCAACACCCCCGTTCTAGGCTGAAACAGCAGAGCGGTTTATTTGGGGGGAGTTATGAGCTGTGAGAAGAGGGGGGTATTCT from the Chiroxiphia lanceolata isolate bChiLan1 chromosome 27, bChiLan1.pri, whole genome shotgun sequence genome contains:
- the ACSBG2 gene encoding long-chain-fatty-acid--CoA ligase ACSBG2 isoform X1, yielding MRWTMLCESETRMALAEPVPMAYCNSAPEGNCEVSLSDVLLNSSPRTPEPHNIEPGEDSNMERHQLDSVDPKAASSSPASRVWTTHRDGEVKLRMEDQGIGSEPPKTVHQLFQETVNKYGDYYALASKKGGQWVKLTYKMYYDECCKAAKSFLKLGLQRFHGVGILGFNSAEWFIADIGAILAGGFAVGIYTTNSPEACHYVAENCSADVIVVENQKQLQKILEIEDRLPQLKAIVQYGEEIKEKRPNLYSWSEFVELGRDVPDTLLHLAIAAQKPNQCCTLIYTSGTTGQPKGVMLSHDNLTWTAAVAGRSIMLTDPKERQEQVISYLPLSHIAAQMSDIWSAMTFGVQVYFAQPDALKGSLVETLREVRPTAFLGVPRVWEKMEEKMKSIGMKSSALRRKVASWAKGVGLQTNLKRMNGYSEVPVNFRLAKHLVYRKVRKALGLDRCTKCYTGAAPITRETLEFFLSLNIPVLELYGMSESSGPHTISLPHAFKLTSCGKELSGCRTLIHKPDRDGIGEICFSGRHIFMGYLNMEDKTKEAIDEDGWLHSGDLGKHDKDGFLYITGRIKELIITAGGENVPPVPIEDAVKNAVPIISNAMLVGDKAKFLSMLLTLKCKVDAETGEPGDELTPEALEYCQKLGSKATKVSEIISSKDKAIYAAIQKGITAVNEGATSNAQKVQKWILLEKDFSLFGGELGPTMKLKRPVVAQKYKAQISQFYADVDTPNGETSAQH
- the ACSBG2 gene encoding long-chain-fatty-acid--CoA ligase ACSBG2 isoform X4; the encoded protein is MLCESETRMALAEPVPMAYCNSAPEGNCEVSLSDVLLNSSPRTPEPHNIEPGEDSNMERHQLDSVDPKASSSPASRVWTTHRDGEVKLRMEDQGIGSEPPKTVHQLFQETVNKYGDYYALASKKGGQWVKLTYKMYYDECCKAAKSFLKLGLQRFHGVGILGFNSAEWFIADIGAILAGGFAVGIYTTNSPEACHYVAENCSADVIVVENQKQLQKILEIEDRLPQLKAIVQYGEEIKEKRPNLYSWSEFVELGRDVPDTLLHLAIAAQKPNQCCTLIYTSGTTGQPKGVMLSHDNLTWTAAVAGRSIMLTDPKERQEQVISYLPLSHIAAQMSDIWSAMTFGVQVYFAQPDALKGSLVETLREVRPTAFLGVPRVWEKMEEKMKSIGMKSSALRRKVASWAKGVGLQTNLKRMNGYSEVPVNFRLAKHLVYRKVRKALGLDRCTKCYTGAAPITRETLEFFLSLNIPVLELYGMSESSGPHTISLPHAFKLTSCGKELSGCRTLIHKPDRDGIGEICFSGRHIFMGYLNMEDKTKEAIDEDGWLHSGDLGKHDKDGFLYITGRIKELIITAGGENVPPVPIEDAVKNAVPIISNAMLVGDKAKFLSMLLTLKCKVDAETGEPGDELTPEALEYCQKLGSKATKVSEIISSKDKAIYAAIQKGITAVNEGATSNAQKVQKWILLEKDFSLFGGELGPTMKLKRPVVAQKYKAQISQFYADVDTPNGETSAQH